The proteins below come from a single Limnohabitans sp. 2KL-27 genomic window:
- the serS gene encoding serine--tRNA ligase, with translation MLDIVLLRKDLDAVVARLQTRKTPQPFLNIEAFRALEGERKTLQTRTEELQSQRNSLSKQIGMLKGKGQHAEGDAVMAQVGAIKEELDASAQRLEVIQAELQTLLLAVPNLPHESVPVGEGEEGNVEVRRWGTVRSFDFDLKDHVDIGGPLGLDFETGTKLTGSRFTFMRGPVARLHRALAQFMLDVQTVEHGYTECYTPYIVNADTLRGTGQLPKFEADLFAANKGGQEGEESQALYLIPTSEVTLTNVVRDEVLGESDLPIKLTAHTPCFRSEAGSGGRDVRGLIRQHQFDKVEMVQIVHPEHSYEALEAMTGHAEAILQKLGLPYRVMSLCTGDMGFGASKTYDLEVWVPAQNTYREISSVSNCEAFQARRLQARFKNAQGKNELVHTLNGSGLAVGRALVAVLENYQNADGSVTVPEVLRPYMGGLALLSV, from the coding sequence ATGCTTGATATTGTTCTTCTCCGCAAAGACCTGGACGCCGTTGTCGCGCGTTTGCAGACCCGTAAAACCCCCCAGCCTTTTCTGAACATCGAGGCTTTCCGTGCATTGGAAGGTGAGCGCAAAACGCTGCAAACCCGCACCGAAGAGCTGCAAAGCCAGCGCAACAGCCTGTCCAAGCAAATTGGCATGCTCAAAGGCAAAGGCCAGCACGCCGAGGGCGATGCGGTCATGGCCCAGGTGGGCGCGATCAAGGAGGAGCTGGACGCTTCGGCCCAGCGGCTCGAGGTGATCCAGGCCGAGCTGCAGACCCTTTTGCTGGCTGTGCCCAATTTGCCACACGAATCGGTGCCTGTGGGCGAGGGCGAAGAAGGCAATGTCGAGGTGCGCCGCTGGGGCACCGTGCGCAGTTTTGATTTCGATCTGAAGGACCACGTGGACATCGGCGGCCCCCTGGGCCTGGACTTTGAGACCGGCACCAAGCTGACCGGCTCGCGCTTCACTTTCATGCGCGGCCCGGTGGCCCGTTTGCACCGGGCGCTGGCGCAGTTCATGTTGGATGTGCAGACCGTAGAACACGGCTACACCGAGTGCTACACACCTTACATCGTGAACGCCGACACGCTGCGCGGCACGGGCCAGTTGCCCAAGTTCGAGGCCGATCTGTTTGCTGCCAACAAGGGCGGTCAAGAGGGCGAAGAAAGCCAGGCGCTGTACCTGATTCCGACCTCCGAGGTGACGCTGACCAATGTGGTGCGCGACGAGGTGTTGGGCGAAAGCGATTTGCCCATCAAGCTGACGGCACACACCCCGTGCTTCCGGTCGGAGGCGGGCAGCGGTGGGCGCGATGTGCGTGGCCTGATTCGCCAGCACCAGTTTGACAAAGTGGAGATGGTGCAGATCGTGCACCCCGAGCACAGCTACGAGGCTTTGGAAGCCATGACCGGCCACGCCGAAGCCATTTTGCAAAAGCTGGGCCTGCCTTACCGCGTGATGAGTTTGTGCACGGGCGACATGGGCTTTGGCGCGAGCAAGACCTATGACCTGGAAGTCTGGGTCCCCGCGCAAAACACTTACCGCGAGATCAGCTCGGTCTCCAACTGCGAGGCCTTCCAGGCGCGCCGTTTGCAGGCGCGCTTCAAAAATGCACAAGGCAAGAACGAGTTGGTACACACCTTGAATGGTTCCGGCCTGGCCGTGGGCCGTGCGCTGGTGGCGGTTCTGGAAAACTACCAGAACGCCGACGGCTCCGTCACCGTGCCGGAAGTGCTGCGCCCTTACATGGGTGGTTTGGCGCTGCTCAGCGTTTGA
- a CDS encoding nuclear transport factor 2 family protein, whose amino-acid sequence MPVVSITLLPGYAAETQHRMVNRVANAVRSVIATPEAGTTVFVNEVSTYRRDGKVFSEGRAAHPVASDVVRSFLQAMQERDTAQAQSFLHPDFRMCFPGGVVMHTLQELTAWAQTRYSRIGKHYDQFEESWQGDASVVFCHGTLHGTWLDGQAFEGIRFIDRIQVQDGLITRQDVWNDLAEHRNT is encoded by the coding sequence ATGCCGGTCGTTTCGATCACCCTGCTGCCGGGCTACGCGGCAGAGACCCAGCACCGCATGGTCAACCGCGTGGCCAATGCGGTGCGTTCGGTCATCGCCACGCCTGAAGCGGGCACCACAGTCTTTGTCAACGAAGTCAGCACCTACCGCCGCGACGGCAAGGTGTTCAGCGAAGGCCGCGCGGCCCACCCCGTGGCCTCCGATGTGGTGCGGTCATTTTTGCAAGCCATGCAAGAGCGGGACACCGCCCAAGCGCAATCGTTTTTGCACCCCGACTTCCGCATGTGCTTTCCCGGCGGTGTGGTCATGCACACGCTGCAAGAGCTGACGGCATGGGCGCAGACGCGCTACAGCCGCATCGGCAAGCATTACGATCAATTTGAAGAGAGCTGGCAAGGCGACGCCAGCGTGGTTTTTTGCCATGGCACCTTGCATGGCACTTGGCTCGATGGTCAGGCCTTCGAGGGCATTCGCTTCATCGACCGAATCCAGGTCCAAGACGGCTTGATCACACGCCAAGACGTCTGGAACGATCTGGCCGAACACCGCAACACCTGA
- the ispH gene encoding 4-hydroxy-3-methylbut-2-enyl diphosphate reductase → MTSEVLLAEPRGFCAGVDRAIDIVEHALTKFGRPIYVRHEIVHNTYVVDDLKKKGAIFIEELADVPPGATLIFSAHGVSRAIQDEAERRGFRIFDATCPLVSKVHVELAKLHKEGYEFIMIGHKGHPEVEGTMGQLDSGIHLVEDVQDVAKVQPAQTDLLAVVTQTTLSVDDAAEIVAAVKARFPQVREPKQQDICYATQNRQDAVKLMSPLVDVVIVVGSPTSSNSNRLRELADRLGTPAYMVDSAADLQESWFDGAQKVGLTAGASAPDVLVQEVIARLRVLGAVSVRTLDGIQETIKFPLPKGLKH, encoded by the coding sequence ATGACGTCTGAAGTGCTGTTGGCCGAGCCGCGCGGCTTTTGCGCCGGGGTGGACCGTGCGATCGACATCGTGGAGCATGCGCTGACCAAGTTTGGCCGCCCGATTTATGTGCGCCACGAGATCGTGCACAACACCTATGTGGTGGATGATCTGAAAAAGAAGGGCGCGATTTTCATCGAAGAGCTGGCCGATGTGCCGCCCGGGGCCACCTTGATCTTCAGCGCCCACGGCGTGAGCAGGGCGATCCAGGATGAAGCCGAGCGACGCGGATTTCGCATCTTTGACGCCACCTGCCCCTTGGTGAGCAAGGTGCATGTGGAGCTAGCCAAGTTGCACAAAGAGGGCTATGAATTCATCATGATCGGGCACAAGGGCCACCCCGAAGTGGAAGGCACCATGGGCCAGCTCGACAGCGGCATCCACCTGGTCGAAGACGTGCAAGACGTGGCCAAGGTGCAACCCGCCCAGACCGATTTGCTGGCCGTGGTCACGCAGACCACGCTGAGTGTGGACGACGCGGCCGAAATTGTGGCGGCTGTGAAGGCACGCTTTCCGCAGGTGCGTGAGCCCAAGCAGCAAGACATTTGTTATGCCACCCAGAACCGCCAGGACGCCGTCAAGCTGATGAGCCCGCTGGTGGATGTGGTCATCGTGGTAGGCAGCCCCACCAGCTCCAACAGCAACCGCCTGCGCGAACTGGCCGACCGCCTGGGCACGCCGGCCTACATGGTGGACAGTGCGGCCGATCTGCAAGAGAGTTGGTTTGACGGGGCGCAAAAAGTGGGCCTGACCGCGGGCGCTTCGGCCCCAGATGTGCTGGTGCAAGAGGTGATTGCCCGCCTGCGTGTGCTGGGTGCGGTGTCGGTTCGCACTTTGGACGGCATCCAAGAGACGATCAAGTTCCCGCTGCCCAAGGGCCTCAAGCACTGA
- a CDS encoding peptidylprolyl isomerase: MSTVEPGSFLTLHYRLAGPQGDIINTFNEKPATLSLGSGTLSPAVEQRLLGLAEGTRVVMKIPAGEAFGDHIADMQQWVARKLLNELGDPSEKYAAGDVVQFPTPDGLGSYAGTVLQVNEEGAVLFDFNHPLAGQPVTFEVELIGVL, encoded by the coding sequence ATGTCCACTGTCGAACCTGGTTCTTTTTTGACGCTTCACTACCGCCTGGCCGGGCCGCAGGGGGACATCATCAACACTTTCAACGAAAAACCCGCCACCTTGTCATTGGGCTCGGGCACCTTGTCGCCCGCCGTGGAGCAGCGTTTGCTGGGCCTGGCCGAAGGCACGCGGGTGGTGATGAAGATTCCGGCAGGCGAGGCTTTTGGCGACCACATTGCCGACATGCAGCAATGGGTGGCGCGCAAGTTGCTCAACGAGCTGGGCGACCCGAGCGAAAAATACGCAGCGGGCGACGTGGTGCAGTTCCCCACGCCAGACGGCTTGGGCTCCTATGCCGGGACGGTGCTGCAAGTCAACGAGGAGGGCGCGGTGTTGTTTGACTTCAACCACCCGCTGGCGGGTCAGCCTGTGACCTTTGAAGTCGAACTGATTGGGGTGCTGTGA